One window of Klebsiella quasivariicola genomic DNA carries:
- the ompC gene encoding porin OmpC yields the protein MKRKVLALMVPALLMANAVNAAEIYNNNGNKLDLYGKVDGLHYFSDDTSEDGDQTYVRFGLKGETQIASELTGYGQWEYNIQANTTEKEGANSWTRLGFAGLKFADWGSLDYGRNYGVVYDIESWTDMLPEFGGDTYTQTDVYMTGRTNGVATYRNSDFFGLVDGLHFALQYQGNNENAGSGEGTNNGGDRKLARENGDGFGISSYYDLDMGISFGAAYSSSDRTHNQLAEARSSQRYANGDKADAWTVGAKYDANNIYLAAMYAETRNMTFYGNDSFGGIANKTQNFEVVAQYQFDDFNLPLRPSVAYLQSKGKDLYTYSRYGDKDLVKYVDVGMTYYFNKNMSTYVDYKINLLDEDDRFYKNSGIATDDIVALGLVYQF from the coding sequence ACAACGGCAACAAACTGGACCTCTACGGTAAAGTCGACGGCCTGCATTACTTCTCTGACGACACTTCAGAGGACGGCGATCAGACTTATGTTCGCTTTGGTCTGAAAGGCGAAACACAAATTGCCTCAGAATTAACCGGCTACGGTCAGTGGGAATACAACATTCAGGCAAACACCACCGAAAAAGAAGGCGCGAATTCCTGGACCCGTCTCGGCTTTGCCGGTCTGAAGTTTGCCGACTGGGGCTCACTGGATTACGGTCGTAACTACGGCGTAGTTTACGACATCGAATCCTGGACCGATATGTTGCCGGAATTCGGCGGCGATACCTACACCCAGACCGACGTCTACATGACCGGCCGTACCAACGGCGTGGCCACCTATCGTAACAGCGACTTCTTCGGCCTCGTCGATGGCCTGCACTTCGCCCTGCAGTATCAGGGTAATAATGAAAACGCCGGTTCTGGCGAAGGCACTAATAACGGCGGTGATCGTAAACTGGCGCGGGAAAATGGCGACGGTTTCGGTATCTCCAGCTACTACGATCTCGATATGGGCATCAGCTTCGGGGCAGCCTATTCGTCTTCTGACCGTACCCATAACCAGCTGGCAGAAGCTCGTAGCAGCCAGCGCTACGCCAATGGCGATAAAGCCGATGCCTGGACCGTCGGGGCGAAATATGACGCCAACAACATCTATCTGGCCGCCATGTATGCAGAAACCCGCAACATGACCTTCTACGGCAACGATAGTTTTGGTGGGATTGCCAACAAAACGCAGAACTTCGAAGTGGTCGCGCAGTATCAGTTTGACGACTTTAATTTACCGCTGCGTCCGTCTGTCGCCTATCTGCAGTCGAAGGGTAAAGATCTCTACACCTATTCCCGCTACGGCGACAAGGATCTGGTCAAGTATGTTGACGTGGGCATGACCTACTACTTCAACAAAAATATGTCCACCTATGTGGATTACAAAATCAACCTGCTGGATGAAGACGACCGCTTCTATAAAAACAGCGGTATCGCGACCGATGACATCGTCGCCCTCGGTCTGGTCTATCAGTTCTAA
- the mtfA gene encoding DgsA anti-repressor MtfA — MMFKWPWKADDESGNAEMPWEQALAIPVLAHLSPSEQQKLTQMAARFLQQKRLVALQGLELTPLHQARIAMLFCLPVLELGIEWLDGFHEVLIYPAPFVVDDEWEDDIGLVHNQRVVQSGQSWQQGPVVLNWLDIQDSFDASGFNLVVHEVAHKLDARNGDRASGVPLIPLREVAGWEHDLHAAMNNIQDEIDLVGESAASIDAYAATDPAECFAVLSEYFFSAPELFAPRFPALWQRFCQFYRQDPLMRIRENGLQDEDERRIVH; from the coding sequence ATGATGTTTAAATGGCCCTGGAAAGCAGATGATGAGTCCGGCAACGCAGAGATGCCCTGGGAGCAAGCGCTTGCCATTCCGGTTTTAGCCCATCTTTCGCCCTCTGAGCAGCAGAAGCTTACGCAGATGGCTGCCCGTTTTTTACAGCAAAAGCGGCTGGTGGCCCTGCAGGGGCTGGAGCTGACTCCGCTGCATCAGGCGCGCATTGCTATGCTCTTTTGCCTGCCCGTTCTTGAACTTGGCATTGAGTGGCTGGACGGTTTCCATGAGGTCCTGATCTACCCTGCCCCGTTTGTGGTCGATGACGAATGGGAAGATGATATTGGACTGGTTCATAATCAACGGGTAGTACAATCGGGACAGAGCTGGCAGCAGGGTCCAGTGGTGCTGAACTGGCTGGATATTCAGGACTCGTTTGATGCCTCAGGCTTTAACCTCGTGGTGCATGAAGTGGCGCATAAGCTTGATGCGAGAAACGGCGATCGGGCCAGCGGCGTGCCTCTCATCCCGCTGCGCGAGGTTGCTGGGTGGGAGCACGATCTCCACGCGGCGATGAACAACATTCAGGATGAGATAGACCTGGTGGGAGAGAGTGCAGCGAGCATTGATGCCTATGCGGCGACCGATCCTGCGGAATGTTTTGCCGTGTTATCAGAATATTTTTTCAGCGCTCCCGAATTATTTGCGCCTCGTTTCCCGGCCCTGTGGCAGCGTTTCTGCCAGTTTTACCGACAGGACCCGCTAATGCGTATTCGTGAGAATGGCCTGCAGGATGAAGACGAACGGCGCATTGTACACTAA
- a CDS encoding tyrosine-type recombinase/integrase codes for MSLTDAKIRTLKPSDKPFKVSDSHGLYLLVKPGGSRHWYLKYRINGKESRIALGAYPAVSLSDARQQREGVRKMLALNINPVQQRAAERGSRTPDKAFKNVARAWHKTNRKWSQNTADRLLASLNNHIFPVIGNLPVSELKPRHFIDLLKGIEEKGLLEVASRTRQHLSNIMRHAVHQGLIDTNPAANLGGVTTPPVRRHYPALPLERLPELLERIEAYHQGRELTRLAVLLMLHVFIRSSELRFARWSEIDFTNRVWTIPATREPIIGVRYSERGAKMRMPHIVPLSEHVIAILKQIKDITGNNELVFPGDHNPYKPMCENTVNKALRVMGYDTKKDICGHGFRAMACSALMESGLWSKDAVERQMSHQERNTVRMAYIHKAEHLEARKAMMQWWSDYLDICREAYVPPYFLIRK; via the coding sequence ATGTCCCTTACCGACGCGAAAATCCGCACTCTCAAGCCTTCTGATAAACCCTTTAAAGTCTCCGATTCCCACGGTCTGTATCTGCTGGTCAAGCCGGGTGGCTCACGTCACTGGTATCTCAAGTACCGTATTAACGGTAAAGAATCCCGCATTGCGCTGGGTGCCTATCCTGCCGTCTCCCTGTCTGATGCGCGACAGCAGCGTGAAGGTGTCCGTAAAATGCTGGCGCTGAACATCAACCCGGTACAGCAGCGGGCTGCTGAACGTGGCTCACGAACACCGGATAAAGCTTTTAAAAACGTGGCGCGGGCGTGGCATAAAACTAACCGGAAATGGTCGCAGAACACCGCTGACCGTCTGCTTGCCAGCCTGAACAATCACATCTTTCCGGTTATCGGGAACCTGCCTGTATCAGAACTTAAACCCCGTCATTTCATTGACCTGCTGAAAGGGATCGAGGAAAAAGGTCTGCTGGAAGTTGCGTCCCGCACGCGGCAGCACTTGAGTAACATAATGCGCCATGCGGTCCATCAGGGGTTAATCGATACTAACCCGGCAGCAAACCTTGGCGGCGTGACCACACCTCCTGTCAGACGGCACTATCCTGCCCTGCCACTGGAGCGGCTGCCTGAACTGCTTGAACGTATTGAGGCATATCATCAGGGCCGCGAACTTACCCGGCTTGCCGTCCTGCTGATGCTGCATGTGTTCATTCGCTCCAGTGAACTGCGTTTCGCCCGCTGGTCAGAGATTGATTTCACAAACCGGGTCTGGACGATACCCGCGACGCGAGAACCCATTATTGGCGTGCGTTATTCCGAGCGCGGGGCCAAAATGCGAATGCCGCATATCGTCCCCCTCTCAGAACATGTCATCGCCATTCTGAAACAGATTAAAGATATCACCGGTAATAATGAACTGGTCTTCCCCGGCGACCATAACCCGTATAAGCCAATGTGTGAAAACACGGTCAACAAGGCATTGCGGGTGATGGGCTACGACACAAAAAAGGATATCTGTGGCCACGGCTTTCGGGCGATGGCATGCAGTGCGCTGATGGAATCGGGTTTATGGTCAAAGGACGCAGTAGAACGCCAGATGAGTCATCAGGAGCGCAATACCGTGCGCATGGCTTATATTCACAAGGCAGAACATCTGGAAGCCCGCAAGGCGATGATGCAGTGGTGGTCCGATTATCTGGATATATGCCGTGAAGCCTACGTTCCACCATATTTCCTTATCAGAAAATAA